A part of Gavia stellata isolate bGavSte3 unplaced genomic scaffold, bGavSte3.hap2 HAP2_SCAFFOLD_34, whole genome shotgun sequence genomic DNA contains:
- the LOC132320834 gene encoding E3 ubiquitin-protein ligase TRIM36-like, with amino-acid sequence RELICPACKELFTHPLILPCQHNVCHKCVKEILSAFEDSFADGDSESSNQSSPRIQSSSSSMDRISRSVTLRRRFGVYTGRKRNSLTPRSSLFPCPGCQRDTDLGERGINGLFRNFTLETIVERYRQAARAAVAIMCDFCKPPPQEATKSCMDCRASYCNECFKIHHPWGTVKAQHKHVGPTTNFRPKILMCPEHEMERVNMYCEICRRPVCHLCKLGGCHANHRVTTMRTAYKTLKEKLSKDIEYLISKESQVKAHITQLDLLLKETECNSERAKEEASQSFEKLSHVLEEKKSAALRAIETSKNLRLEKLQTQAEEYQGLLENNGLVGYAQEVLKETDPSCFVQTAKQLHDRIQKATESLKSFRPAAETTFEDFVVDIAKQEEILGDLSFHSNGLEIPEINEEQSRMYNKALISWECPGKTDSADIYVLEYRKLNGEEESATWQEIKVCSKSKVISDLDDDSSYAFRVRGYKGSICSPWSREVILRTPPAPVFSFLFDDKCGYNSEHLLLNPGRTSVESRAGFPLLLGSERMQVGCYTTLDYIIGDTGIAKGKHVWAFRVEAYSYLVKVGVVSSNQIQKLFHNTHDVTSPRYEQDSGHDSGSEDAFFDSPQPFHTLVTLGMKKFFIPTTPAAPKDPASRILPLPSCLGICLDCDKGKVGFYDAGRMKCLYECEVDCSGIMYPAFALMGGAAVHLEEPVTAKYGEYHDDI; translated from the exons agagagctcatctgcccagcatgcaaggaattatttacccatccactgatccttccttgccagcacaatgtctgtcacaaatgtgtgaaagaaatactctctgcatttgaagactctTTCGCTGATGGAGACTCTGAATCCTCTAATCAGAGTAGCCCTCGAATTCAAAGCTCTTCTTCTAGCATGGACAGGATTAGTAGATCAG ttacattgagaCGCA gatttggtgtctacacaggcagaaaacgtaattcactgactcctagatcgagtctgtttccttgtccgggttgccagcgggatactgatctcggagaacgtggcatcaatggcttatttcgcaactttactttggaaaccattgtggaaagatacagacaggcagccagggcagccgttgctattatgtgcgatttctgcaaacctccacctcaagaggccacaaagagctgcatggactgcagggcaagctattgcaacgaatgtttcaaaatacaccatccttggggaactgtgaaagcccaacataaacatgtaggaccaaccaccaacttcagacccaag attttgatgtgtccagaacatgaaatggagagggtaaacatgtactgtgaaatctgcagaaggcctgtttgtcatctttgtaaactgggtggatgtcatgcaaaccatagagtaacaaccatgagaactgcctacaaaacccttaag gagaagctttcaaaagatattgagtacctcatcagtaaggagagccaggtgaaagctcacatcacacagctggatctgctgctgaaagaaacagag tgcaacagtgaacgagctaaagaagaagcatctcagagctttgagaaattatctcatgtcctagaagagaagaagtccgcagctcttagggcaattgaaacttctaagaatttaaggctggaaaaattgcaaacgcaagcagaggaatatcaagggctcctggaaaataatggccttgtaggatatgctcaagaggtgcttaaagaaactgatccatcttgttttgttcaaacagcaaaacagcttcatgacag aatccaaaaagctactgaatctctgaagagcttcaggccagcagctgaaactacttttgaagactttgtggtggacatagctaagcaagaagagatccttggtgacttgtccttccattccaatg gtctagaaataccagaaatcaatgaagagcagagcagaatgtacaacaaagctctgatcagctgggaatgccctgggaagacagactcAGCTGATATCTATGTTCTTGAGTATCGTAAGCttaatggagaagaggagagtgcgacgtggcaggagatcaaagtttgcagcaagagcaaagtaatatCTGATCTTGATGATGACAGCTCCTATGCCTTTAGAGTTCGAGGATATAAAGGGTCCATCTGTAGCCCTTGGAGCCGAGAAGTTATTTTGCGtacgcctccagctccag ttttcagttttctttttgatgacaaatgtgggtacaacagtgaacatctcctgctgaacccaggaagaacctctgtggaaagcagggctggatttcctctACTGCTGGGATCTGAGCGCATGCAGGTCGGATGCTACACAACCCTGGATTACATCATTGGCGACACCGGGATTGCCAAAGGGAAGCACGTCTGGGCTTTTCGTGTGGAAGCCTATTCATacctggtgaaagtgggagttgtttctagcaaccagatacagaaattgttccataatacccatgatgtgaccagcccaag atacgagcaagacagtggtcatgacagtgggagtgaagatgccttctttgactcaccacagcctttTCACACACTGGTCACTTTAGGcatgaagaagttctttatccccacaacacctgctgcccccaaggatccagcgagcagaatccttcccctgccatcgtgcttgggcatctgcctcgactgtgacaaaggcaaggtGGGGTTCTACGACGCAGGCCgtatgaaatgcctttatgagtgcgaggtggactgctctggcataatgtacccagcatttgccttaatgggtggtgcagcagttcatcttgaggaacctgtcacagcaaagtacGGGGAGTACCACGACGACATCTAG